ATGAAGGGGACAAGTTCAGGGTTTATACTACTGCCTCTCCTGAAAAGAATAGGGCGAATAAGTCTGTTATCGCTATCCTTGCCAAATTTTTTAATAAACGGCCACGAGATTTCCTGATAACTTGCGGGAAACATTCTAGAGAGAAGACCTTCCAGATTATCTCTTAATTTAATAGGTTCTTGAACTAAAACATGATACATAGTAAGGATGAGTCCCTAATCGATTTAAGCAAGAGAAGGCGCGTGCTTCTAGTCGGCAATCCTAACGTTGGAAAGTCCGTAATCTTCAATCTGCTTACTGGTCAGTATGTCACTGTCTCCAATTATCCTGGTACAACTGTTGAGATAGCAGAAGGTATTGCTAATTTCAACCCCAAATATACACTGATAATAGATACACCGGGGATAAATAATCTCTCTGTCTCCTCGGAAGACGAACGTGTTACCAGGGATTTAATATTCAACGAGAATGTCTCTGCAATTGTTCAGATTGCAGATGCCAAAAATTTAAAGCGCTCTTTGGTTTTAACCTTTCAGTTGATTGAGATAGGGAAGCCTTTAATATTAGTTTTGAATATTTATGATGAGGCTAAACAAAGAGGCATTAAGATTGATGTAGATAAGCTATCTAAGATTCTAGGCATAGATTGTCTGCTTTCTGTGGCCACAGAGAAAATTGGCATAGAGGCCTTGCCTCAGCTCATATCCAAGGCAAAAATTTCTAATTTCAAAGTTGATTATGGTAGCGAGATTTCAAAATCATTAGATGAGCTTGCCTTTTTACCTTTAAACCGCTCCCCCGCTGTATTAGCCCAAAAAATTTATAGCTTGACAGATGAAGTTTACGTTTCGGATTATTTGGCTTATTCTAATCTATCTGGAGGTTTGAAAGTAAGGCTCGATGATGTCAGGGCTAAGTTACAGTCAAAATTATCAAAACCCATTTCTTTTATTGTAAACAACAGAAGAGCCATGGCCGCAGAGGAAATTATAAAACGGGTCTGTCGCCTTAGCGTTGACAGCTCAAAGGTGTTCTTGGAGAGCATCGGGAATATAATGCTTACTCCTCTAGGTGGCATAACCTTTGCTATTTTTATTCTATTTGTAATTTACAAATTTGTAGGAGGATTTGGCGCGGGAATAATGGTTGATTTTTTCGAGGCGGTTTTGTTTCAGGAGTTTATTA
This window of the Candidatus Omnitrophota bacterium genome carries:
- a CDS encoding DUF167 domain-containing protein, coding for MNRLKNRFIKVKVITGACENRIKHEGDKFRVYTTASPEKNRANKSVIAILAKFFNKRPRDFLITCGKHSREKTFQIIS
- the feoB gene encoding ferrous iron transport protein B — translated: MIHSKDESLIDLSKRRRVLLVGNPNVGKSVIFNLLTGQYVTVSNYPGTTVEIAEGIANFNPKYTLIIDTPGINNLSVSSEDERVTRDLIFNENVSAIVQIADAKNLKRSLVLTFQLIEIGKPLILVLNIYDEAKQRGIKIDVDKLSKILGIDCLLSVATEKIGIEALPQLISKAKISNFKVDYGSEISKSLDELAFLPLNRSPAVLAQKIYSLTDEVYVSDYLAYSNLSGGLKVRLDDVRAKLQSKLSKPISFIVNNRRAMAAEEIIKRVCRLSVDSSKVFLESIGNIMLTPLGGITFAIFILFVIYKFVGGFGAGIMVDFFEAVLFQEFINPKIIYVVNRLIGSAFLRDFLIGDYGLFTMALTYAFAIILPVVTTFFIAFGILEDSGYLPRLSALADRLFRKIGLHGKAVLPLVLGLGCDAMATLTTRILDTPKERFIATFLLSLAIPCSAQLGVILAMLSSISVKATFIWITVIVSTMFLAGFALDSMIKGRRSDFILEIPPLRLPHVNNVLTKLFARLKWYLKEAVPIFLLGTIFLFILDRLSLLTKIKEFFSPVVIGFLGLPQEATEVFILGFLRRDYGVAGLYVLAREGALSNLQILVSIIVITLFVPCIAQFFVTMRERGLKVSLLIFFSVMTIAVLIGGAVNFIIQFLNIGL